From a single Aspergillus puulaauensis MK2 DNA, chromosome 2, nearly complete sequence genomic region:
- the maiA gene encoding maleylacetoacetate isomerase MaiA (COG:E;~EggNog:ENOG410PVT6;~InterPro:IPR036249,IPR040079,IPR005955,IPR036282, IPR010987,IPR034330,IPR034333,IPR004045,IPR004046;~PFAM:PF13409,PF00043,PF14497,PF13417,PF02798;~go_component: GO:0005737 - cytoplasm [Evidence IEA];~go_function: GO:0003824 - catalytic activity [Evidence IEA];~go_function: GO:0005515 - protein binding [Evidence IEA];~go_process: GO:0006749 - glutathione metabolic process [Evidence IEA];~go_process: GO:0009072 - aromatic amino acid family metabolic process [Evidence IEA]) codes for MSTPSTPKVTLYTYFRSSCSARLRIALALKSIPYTPIPINLLKGEQSSTQNTTVNPSATVPTLIIEQPNQPATTITQSLAALEYLDEAFPNSPLLPPPSNPALRALVRTLSSIVACDIQPVTNLRILKRVAPFGVDRAAWSKDLIEDGFAAYEALASQSAGKFSVGDTVTMADVCLIPAVWGAERAGVDLGRFPTIKRVAEALEREDAVRVGHWTTQADTPEEFRA; via the coding sequence ATGTCCACCCCTTCAACCCCCAAAGTAACCCTCTACACCTACTTccgctcctcctgctccgcaCGCCTCCGCATCGCCCTCGCTCTCAAATCCATCCCATACACCCCGATCCCAATCAACCTACTCAAGGGAGAGCAATCCAGCACCCAGAACACAACCGTGAACCCCTCCGCCACCGTTCCAACCCTCATAATCGAACAACCCAACCAACCGGCAACCACAATAACCCAGTCCCTCGCCGCGCTGGAATACCTCGACGAAGCCTTCCCCAACTCCCCactcctcccaccaccctccaacccagccctcCGCGCCCTTGTCCGAACCCTCTCCTCAATAGTCGCCTGCGACATCCAACCCGTAACAAACCTCCGCATCCTGAAACGCGTGGCGCCATTCGGCGTCGACCGCGCCGCCTGGTCCAAGGATCTAATCGAGGACGGGTTCGCAGCATACGAGGCACTTGCGTCGCAATCTGCGGGGAAATTCAGCGTTGGAGACACGGTTACAATGGCGGACGTGTGCTTGATCCCCGCGGTTTGGGGTGCGGAGCGCGCGGGTGTGGACTTGGGGCGGTTCCCTACTATCAAGCGTGTTgcggaggcgttggagagggaggatgCTGTTAGGGTGGGGCATTGGACGACGCAGGCCGATACGCCGGAGGAGTTTAGGGCTTAG